In Allomuricauda ruestringensis DSM 13258, the following proteins share a genomic window:
- a CDS encoding peptidase domain-containing ABC transporter, translating into MGKTTIKQHDITDCGAACLASISAHYNFQIPISRIRQYAGTDKKGTNVLGLIKAAEKLGFEAKGVRGDFESLFKIPKPAIAHIIVRKRLHHYVVIYEVTKSYIKIMDPGSGKLEKRSHEEFKKEWTGVLVLLLPNESFEKGNEKVSVFKRFWFLLRPHRAVLTQAFIGALVYTLLGFSTSIYIQKITDHVLVDGNAKLLNLLSVVMIILLLIQLAIGYYKDTFLLKTGQQIDARLILGYYKHLLKLPQQFFDTMRVGEIISRINDAVKIRNFINGVSLNLTVNILIVIFSFALMFTYYWKLALIMLIIIPIYTLIYWIVNKLNKKVERRVMENAADLESQLVESLNAVGTIKRFGLEDYANIKTETRFITLLRTGYTSALNMIFSQTSSKAISQIFIIVLLWTGSGFVIERQISPGELLSFYAIIGYFTGPLSSLIGANKEIQNALIAADRLFEIMDLEREEKDKNIVFTRDKVDDITFSEVSFQYGTRVEVFKNLNLTIQKGTITAFVGESGSGKSTLVSLLQNIYPINKGKIRIGDIDINHIENQSLRNLISVVPQKIDLFAGNVIENIAVGEIQPNFEKIYKICKDIGILDFIESLPNDFNTYLGENGATLSGGQKQRIAIARALYKDPEILVLDEATSSLDSSSENYVQKTIDNLRSEGKTVIIIAHRLSTVVNADKIVVLDQGEVLEEGSHYQLYEQKGAYFKLWQQQVPAFLSIHKPINS; encoded by the coding sequence ATGGGGAAGACAACAATCAAACAACACGATATTACGGATTGTGGGGCTGCTTGTCTGGCTTCTATTTCAGCACACTACAATTTTCAAATACCTATTTCACGCATACGGCAATATGCAGGCACCGATAAAAAAGGCACAAACGTTCTGGGTCTTATAAAAGCTGCTGAAAAGTTGGGTTTTGAGGCCAAAGGGGTACGTGGTGATTTTGAAAGTCTGTTCAAGATACCCAAACCGGCCATTGCACATATTATTGTGCGCAAAAGACTGCATCACTATGTTGTAATTTATGAAGTGACCAAGAGCTACATAAAAATCATGGACCCAGGTTCTGGGAAACTGGAAAAACGAAGTCATGAGGAATTTAAAAAGGAATGGACCGGGGTTTTGGTACTCTTGTTACCCAATGAGAGTTTTGAAAAAGGTAACGAAAAAGTATCGGTATTTAAGCGCTTTTGGTTCTTGTTGAGACCTCACCGAGCAGTACTTACCCAAGCTTTTATTGGTGCTTTGGTCTATACCTTATTGGGTTTTTCCACATCAATTTACATTCAAAAGATTACGGACCATGTCTTGGTAGATGGCAATGCCAAACTTCTGAACTTGTTGAGTGTGGTAATGATTATCTTGTTATTGATTCAACTTGCCATTGGGTATTATAAGGATACATTTCTTTTAAAAACGGGGCAACAGATTGATGCGCGGTTGATTTTAGGCTATTATAAACATTTATTAAAGTTGCCACAACAGTTTTTCGACACCATGAGGGTAGGGGAGATTATATCCCGAATCAATGATGCGGTCAAGATTAGAAACTTTATCAATGGAGTCTCTCTTAATCTAACCGTGAACATCCTCATCGTTATCTTCTCGTTTGCCTTGATGTTCACTTATTATTGGAAGCTAGCTCTAATTATGCTGATTATTATTCCAATATATACCCTTATTTATTGGATTGTGAACAAACTCAATAAAAAAGTGGAACGCAGGGTAATGGAAAATGCAGCTGATCTTGAAAGCCAGTTGGTAGAATCATTGAATGCGGTTGGCACTATTAAAAGGTTTGGATTGGAAGATTATGCAAATATCAAAACAGAAACTCGTTTCATTACCCTTTTAAGAACAGGATATACTTCAGCGCTGAATATGATTTTTTCCCAGACCTCTTCAAAAGCCATCTCACAGATCTTTATTATTGTACTGCTTTGGACCGGGTCTGGATTTGTGATTGAACGGCAGATAAGTCCGGGGGAATTATTATCATTTTATGCCATTATAGGATATTTCACTGGACCATTGAGTAGTTTGATAGGAGCAAACAAAGAAATTCAAAATGCCCTTATTGCTGCTGATCGACTTTTCGAGATCATGGATTTGGAGCGAGAGGAGAAAGATAAAAATATAGTGTTCACCAGGGATAAGGTTGATGACATTACCTTCTCGGAGGTAAGTTTTCAGTATGGAACAAGGGTCGAAGTCTTTAAAAATTTGAACCTGACCATTCAGAAAGGCACCATAACGGCCTTTGTGGGGGAAAGTGGCTCAGGAAAATCGACCCTTGTATCCCTTTTGCAAAACATCTATCCCATAAATAAGGGGAAAATTCGAATCGGAGACATAGATATTAACCATATTGAAAACCAGAGTCTTCGAAATTTAATAAGCGTAGTCCCACAAAAAATTGACCTTTTTGCAGGCAACGTCATTGAAAACATTGCTGTGGGGGAAATACAACCCAACTTTGAAAAGATTTACAAGATTTGCAAGGACATTGGTATTTTAGATTTCATTGAAAGCCTCCCCAACGACTTCAACACCTATTTGGGCGAAAATGGGGCCACATTGTCCGGAGGGCAAAAACAACGTATTGCCATTGCACGGGCACTATATAAAGACCCAGAAATTTTGGTCTTGGACGAGGCCACCTCTTCTTTGGACAGTAGCTCGGAGAATTATGTGCAAAAAACCATTGATAATTTAAGGTCCGAAGGTAAAACCGTAATTATCATAGCGCACAGGTTAAGTACCGTGGTCAATGCAGATAAGATTGTAGTGTTGGACCAAGGCGAAGTTTTGGAAGAAGGCTCGCATTACCAACTATACGAACAAAAAGGAGCCTATTTTAAACTATGGCAACAACAAGTGCCCGCATTCTTATCCATACACAAACCTATTAATTCATAA
- a CDS encoding helix-turn-helix domain-containing protein produces the protein MIDFGVLKYKLSRVSKKKLSFASTFPINKRSKVKEELVGEILEKLSFWEQQNGFLDNKITLHRLAKELNTNSSYLSKVINTHKNQNFASYLKDVRITYAINHLKEKPEIVKTKSMIQIAEMYGFNSLSVFTKTFKNKTGVTPGVFFKRILEDEWERTTEKE, from the coding sequence ATGATTGATTTTGGTGTACTTAAATATAAGCTCAGTAGAGTATCAAAAAAGAAATTATCGTTTGCTTCAACTTTTCCAATAAATAAAAGGTCAAAAGTAAAAGAAGAGTTAGTTGGAGAAATTTTGGAAAAGCTCAGTTTTTGGGAACAACAAAACGGCTTTTTGGACAACAAAATTACCTTGCACCGTTTGGCCAAAGAACTCAACACCAACAGTTCTTACTTATCCAAAGTAATAAACACCCATAAAAATCAAAATTTTGCAAGCTACCTAAAAGATGTTCGGATTACTTATGCGATAAATCATTTAAAGGAAAAACCGGAGATAGTGAAAACCAAATCCATGATCCAGATAGCCGAAATGTACGGGTTTAACTCGTTAAGTGTTTTTACAAAAACGTTCAAAAATAAAACTGGGGTAACGCCAGGGGTGTTTTTTAAGCGGATTTTGGAGGATGAGTGGGAAAGAACAACTGAAAAAGAATAA
- a CDS encoding helix-turn-helix transcriptional regulator has product MNKGIIARIETVIEHLELSVSAFADEIGVQRSSISHLLNGRNKPSLDFVMKLVNTYPEVDLYWLLKGEGRFPKESTNQAEINGPKITKEVDNPHLDDFAIPSSKEKKRVQQSKNPYKVVMFYSDGTFEVYNTKKD; this is encoded by the coding sequence GTGAACAAAGGAATTATAGCCCGTATAGAAACTGTTATCGAGCACTTGGAGTTGTCTGTCTCTGCCTTTGCCGACGAGATTGGTGTGCAGCGTTCGAGCATCTCGCACTTGCTGAATGGAAGAAACAAACCTAGCTTGGACTTTGTAATGAAATTGGTCAATACCTACCCTGAGGTGGATTTGTATTGGTTGTTAAAGGGTGAAGGCCGCTTTCCAAAGGAGAGCACCAATCAGGCCGAAATCAATGGCCCTAAAATCACTAAAGAGGTAGATAACCCACATCTGGATGATTTTGCTATTCCCTCTTCTAAAGAAAAGAAGCGTGTACAACAGTCCAAAAACCCGTATAAGGTAGTTATGTTTTATTCCGATGGTACTTTTGAGGTATACAACACAAAAAAGGATTGA
- a CDS encoding M14 family metallopeptidase has translation MLQYSLYKEKSIQGRYINIESIQSCFSKLSSPLIHIGDSVNGIKINAFEMGTGKKKVLMWSQMHGNESTTTKAVWDMVNFMQSEEALAKTILKECTLMIIPMLNPDGANVYTRENINKVDLNRDAKNLTQPESIALRKLFESFQPDFCFNLHDQRTLFSAGKTDKPATVSFLSPASNQERHITPAREVAMKLIVGMDSMLQKHILGQVGRYDDGFNDNCIGDTLQMLGVPTILFESGHYPKDYEREKTRELIFLSIVEALKIIATDKIDDYKTGDYFSIPGNHKLFFDVLVKNPEVANPEFDAGHSVGIRYKEVLKSDKIVFRPEIAEIGPLEGFYGHQTIECVDTKDFGFASSQNEILDLILKINK, from the coding sequence ATGCTTCAATATTCACTATATAAGGAGAAGTCCATTCAAGGTAGATACATTAACATAGAATCCATTCAGTCTTGTTTCTCCAAACTATCATCACCCTTAATTCATATCGGGGATTCCGTAAATGGCATTAAAATAAATGCTTTTGAAATGGGGACAGGAAAAAAGAAGGTGCTTATGTGGTCCCAAATGCATGGCAACGAATCAACCACGACCAAGGCGGTATGGGACATGGTCAATTTTATGCAATCGGAGGAAGCATTGGCCAAAACCATTTTAAAGGAATGTACCTTAATGATTATACCCATGCTAAACCCTGACGGAGCCAATGTGTATACTCGCGAGAATATAAACAAGGTAGATTTGAACCGCGATGCTAAAAATTTGACACAGCCCGAAAGCATAGCTTTACGAAAACTGTTTGAATCGTTTCAGCCGGATTTTTGTTTTAACCTACATGATCAACGCACCCTATTTAGTGCCGGTAAAACGGACAAGCCGGCGACGGTCTCTTTTTTATCCCCGGCAAGCAACCAAGAACGCCACATTACCCCCGCAAGGGAAGTGGCCATGAAATTGATTGTTGGCATGGACTCCATGCTGCAAAAACATATTCTGGGGCAGGTGGGTAGGTACGATGACGGATTCAACGATAATTGCATTGGAGATACACTTCAAATGTTGGGGGTGCCGACTATTTTGTTCGAGTCGGGCCATTATCCCAAAGACTATGAGCGGGAGAAAACCAGAGAGTTGATTTTTCTATCAATTGTAGAAGCGCTGAAAATTATTGCCACAGATAAAATTGACGACTATAAAACAGGCGATTATTTTTCAATTCCAGGCAACCATAAGTTATTTTTTGATGTGCTGGTAAAGAATCCAGAGGTGGCAAACCCTGAATTTGATGCCGGACATTCAGTAGGAATTCGATATAAGGAAGTGTTGAAAAGCGATAAAATCGTTTTTAGGCCAGAAATAGCGGAAATTGGCCCTCTTGAAGGTTTTTACGGACACCAAACCATAGAATGTGTTGATACCAAGGATTTTGGATTTGCATCCTCCCAAAACGAAATTCTTGATTTAATCCTGAAAATCAATAAATAA
- a CDS encoding DinB family protein → MVLSELPSSEYNPFYQTYIMALGNVDLMEELKKGKDNFLTLLEQIPEEKLYYAYAEGKWSLAEVLVHVIDTERIFQYRALCIARNDKTPLPGFDQDTYVPYSNADNRSKKSLMEEYKAVRDSTIFLFNSFDEETIKRVGVASGSKMSVRALGFIISGHQAHHIRILRERYLP, encoded by the coding sequence ATGGTGCTTTCGGAACTACCCTCTTCGGAATACAATCCATTTTACCAGACCTATATTATGGCGCTGGGGAATGTAGATTTGATGGAAGAACTAAAGAAGGGAAAGGACAACTTTCTGACCCTTTTGGAACAAATCCCAGAAGAAAAACTTTATTATGCTTACGCCGAGGGCAAATGGTCCTTGGCGGAAGTGTTGGTGCATGTGATAGACACTGAGCGAATATTCCAATACCGTGCACTTTGTATTGCAAGAAACGATAAAACCCCACTGCCAGGGTTTGACCAAGACACCTATGTGCCGTATTCCAATGCCGATAACAGGTCCAAAAAAAGCTTGATGGAGGAATATAAAGCGGTTAGGGATTCCACAATTTTTCTTTTTAATTCCTTTGACGAAGAAACAATTAAAAGGGTTGGAGTGGCCAGTGGGTCCAAAATGAGTGTGCGAGCACTGGGTTTTATCATAAGCGGACATCAAGCGCACCATATTCGAATCCTACGGGAACGCTATTTGCCCTAA
- a CDS encoding Lrp/AsnC family transcriptional regulator codes for MTKVKLDEIDHQILDMLIDNTRTPFTDIAKKLLISAGTVHVRVKKMEESGIIKGSSLTLDYVKLGYSFIAYVGIFLEKTHQTKFVLERLSQIPYVTVAHITTGKFNIFCKIRAKDTTHAKNIIFKIDDIEGISRTETMISLEESINDKRRLMHTIFNEL; via the coding sequence ATGACCAAAGTAAAACTTGACGAGATAGATCACCAGATATTGGATATGTTAATCGATAACACTCGTACACCTTTTACGGACATCGCAAAAAAATTGCTGATTTCCGCAGGTACGGTTCATGTCCGTGTCAAAAAAATGGAAGAATCCGGAATCATTAAAGGCTCTTCCCTTACTCTGGACTATGTCAAATTGGGTTATTCCTTTATCGCCTATGTTGGTATATTCTTGGAAAAAACACACCAGACAAAATTTGTACTGGAAAGGTTGAGCCAAATACCTTATGTTACCGTGGCCCACATAACAACAGGCAAATTCAATATTTTCTGTAAAATAAGGGCTAAGGATACTACACATGCAAAAAATATTATTTTTAAGATAGATGATATTGAAGGCATCAGCAGAACAGAAACCATGATTTCTTTGGAAGAGAGCATCAACGATAAAAGACGTTTGATGCACACTATCTTCAACGAACTATAA
- the aroB gene encoding 3-dehydroquinate synthase encodes MESVKSQSYEVHIGELAEAALNQHIAKSGYSKIFVLVDENTKEHCLPFFKKIFDGSVDFILEIQSGEENKHIHTCLQLWEDLSNLDGDRKSLLINLGGGVLTDMGGFVASTFKRGIDFINIPTTLLSMVDASIGGKTGVDLGSLKNQIGVINQPQMVLIFPDFLKTLDPRQVKSGYAEMLKHGLIKDKAYWSSLTEKSNFTDASCIQKSIAIKNEVVLQDPTEKGLRKILNFGHTLGHAIESYCLDNHDKKTLLHGEAIAAGMILEGYLSHELQGLSKLSLDEIKKTFLTHFDKVDFTDDDIDAILQLLKYDKKNSHGNVNFVLLHSIGKAVTDIKVPEELFQKAFAYYKE; translated from the coding sequence ATGGAATCGGTTAAATCACAGTCTTACGAGGTACATATTGGCGAATTGGCAGAAGCTGCTCTTAACCAACACATTGCTAAAAGTGGTTACTCCAAAATATTTGTTTTGGTGGATGAAAACACCAAAGAGCATTGCTTGCCTTTTTTTAAAAAAATATTTGACGGCTCTGTAGATTTTATCTTGGAAATCCAATCAGGGGAAGAAAACAAACATATCCATACTTGTTTGCAACTTTGGGAGGACCTTTCCAATTTAGATGGTGACCGAAAAAGCCTACTGATCAACCTTGGTGGGGGGGTGCTTACCGATATGGGAGGTTTTGTGGCCTCTACTTTTAAGCGAGGGATTGATTTTATCAACATCCCCACTACCCTACTTTCTATGGTAGATGCGTCCATCGGCGGCAAAACAGGTGTTGATTTAGGTTCGTTAAAAAACCAGATTGGTGTGATCAACCAACCCCAAATGGTGCTGATTTTTCCAGATTTTTTAAAGACCCTTGACCCACGCCAGGTAAAAAGTGGATATGCCGAGATGTTGAAACACGGGCTTATAAAGGACAAAGCGTACTGGAGCAGTTTAACTGAAAAAAGCAATTTTACAGATGCATCATGCATTCAAAAATCTATTGCCATAAAAAATGAGGTTGTTCTTCAAGACCCTACCGAAAAAGGGTTGCGAAAAATCTTAAATTTTGGGCACACCTTGGGGCACGCCATTGAATCGTATTGTTTGGATAATCATGACAAGAAAACCTTATTGCATGGTGAAGCTATTGCAGCAGGAATGATTTTGGAGGGATATTTATCACACGAGCTCCAGGGACTTTCCAAATTATCGTTGGATGAAATCAAAAAAACATTTTTAACCCATTTTGACAAAGTGGACTTTACTGATGACGATATTGATGCCATTCTTCAATTACTTAAATACGATAAAAAGAATTCTCACGGGAACGTAAATTTTGTATTGCTACATTCTATTGGTAAAGCCGTTACAGATATTAAAGTTCCGGAAGAACTGTTCCAAAAAGCTTTTGCTTACTACAAGGAATAA
- a CDS encoding alanine dehydrogenase gives MSQASSPFSKQQLLPQEETLEVVKQKGELFIGIPKENQYQEKRVCLTPDAVNAITAHGHRVLVESGAGDGANFSDLDYTNAGAEITRDTKKVFSCPLILKVEPPTLSEIDILNPQTIVISALQIKTQNKEYFEIMAKKRLTAIAFEYIRDDDGNYPAVRSLSEIAGISSILIASELMANPSTGNGLMFGNISGVPPVEVVIIGAGTVGEFAARSALGLGANVKVFDNSISKLRNLQTNLNQTLYTSTVQPKNLIKSLQRCDVAIGATRGKDRSPVVVSCSMVENMKKGAVIIDVSIDMGGCFETSEVTTHRKPTFEKYGVVHYGVPNIPSRYPRTSSISISNIFTPYLLKIGEEGGLEHSLRFDKGLRNGLYMYHGILTNKSVGDWFGLSYNDINFLIF, from the coding sequence ATGAGCCAAGCTTCATCTCCATTTAGCAAACAACAATTGCTCCCCCAAGAAGAAACCTTAGAGGTTGTAAAACAAAAGGGGGAACTTTTTATAGGCATTCCAAAAGAAAACCAGTATCAAGAAAAGCGAGTATGCCTTACTCCGGATGCTGTTAATGCCATTACAGCACACGGACATCGAGTATTGGTGGAATCCGGAGCTGGTGATGGTGCCAATTTTTCAGATCTGGACTATACGAATGCAGGGGCCGAGATTACAAGGGATACCAAAAAAGTGTTCTCTTGCCCCCTAATTTTAAAAGTGGAGCCCCCTACCCTTTCGGAAATAGATATATTAAATCCACAGACCATCGTTATTTCTGCTTTGCAGATTAAGACCCAGAACAAGGAGTATTTTGAGATCATGGCCAAAAAGCGTCTCACGGCCATCGCTTTCGAATACATTCGGGATGATGATGGAAACTACCCAGCTGTTCGGTCGTTGAGCGAAATTGCAGGAATCTCTTCCATTCTAATTGCCTCGGAATTGATGGCAAACCCCAGTACGGGCAACGGATTAATGTTTGGAAATATTAGCGGGGTACCTCCTGTTGAAGTGGTCATTATTGGAGCCGGAACCGTAGGTGAGTTTGCAGCCAGGTCTGCCTTAGGGCTTGGAGCCAATGTAAAGGTCTTTGACAATTCCATCAGTAAACTCAGAAATTTGCAAACCAACCTTAACCAAACTTTGTACACCTCCACGGTGCAACCCAAGAATTTAATCAAGTCCTTGCAACGTTGCGATGTTGCCATTGGCGCCACCCGCGGAAAGGACCGTTCTCCTGTGGTTGTTTCCTGTTCCATGGTGGAAAACATGAAAAAAGGGGCGGTGATCATTGATGTGAGCATTGACATGGGCGGTTGTTTTGAAACCTCCGAGGTGACCACACACAGAAAACCCACTTTTGAGAAATATGGGGTGGTCCATTATGGTGTTCCCAATATTCCATCGAGGTATCCGAGAACATCGTCTATCTCCATAAGTAATATTTTTACGCCCTATTTATTGAAAATTGGCGAAGAGGGCGGTCTGGAGCATTCACTTCGGTTTGATAAAGGCTTGCGCAACGGACTTTACATGTACCACGGTATATTGACCAACAAATCTGTGGGCGATTGGTTCGGCTTGAGCTATAACGATATTAATTTTCTTATTTTTTAA
- a CDS encoding HlyD family secretion protein: MPFIKVKVYTNAQGLVKPSKERIAITSLNSGKVLFSGIESNKYVDKGDVLLILENNVLNEQIALTKYDTKRLSEQIRDLQYLLSQKRIQSDSMLSAKYQKEYFQFLEISFEHRTRIKKLKVDYERNHKLLTRGVIAKAEFENIKLEYDLALNAYSQFKKQQFNTWESSLTALKNELEITQNKSSQYLESKKEHVVTAPVSGSLVNPMGIEKGSIITSGSILTEISPDTKLLAECYVSPLDIGLIDKSKSVNFQIDAFNYNQWGLATGKILEISEDIELINEQPIFKMRCQINEEFLELKNGAKGTIKKGMTFNARFELTERTLYQLLYDKVDDWMNPTNQNSQITSIE, translated from the coding sequence TTGCCTTTTATTAAGGTGAAAGTTTACACAAACGCTCAAGGTCTGGTTAAACCCTCTAAAGAGCGCATAGCCATTACAAGTCTTAATTCCGGAAAAGTATTGTTTTCCGGAATTGAGAGTAATAAATATGTGGACAAAGGGGATGTGCTGCTCATTTTGGAGAACAATGTACTTAATGAACAGATAGCCCTGACCAAGTACGATACAAAAAGATTATCGGAACAAATAAGAGACCTACAATACCTGTTGAGTCAAAAACGAATACAAAGCGATAGTATGTTGTCCGCAAAATATCAAAAGGAATATTTTCAATTTTTAGAAATTTCCTTTGAACACCGAACGCGGATTAAAAAGTTAAAAGTTGATTATGAGCGTAACCATAAGCTTTTAACTAGGGGGGTGATTGCAAAAGCTGAATTTGAAAACATTAAATTGGAATATGATTTGGCATTAAATGCATATAGCCAATTCAAAAAACAACAATTCAATACTTGGGAATCCAGTTTGACAGCGTTGAAGAATGAATTGGAAATCACCCAAAACAAAAGCTCCCAATATCTAGAAAGCAAAAAAGAACATGTAGTAACTGCTCCTGTTTCCGGTTCTTTGGTTAACCCTATGGGCATTGAAAAGGGAAGCATAATTACTTCTGGCTCAATATTGACCGAGATATCGCCAGACACCAAATTATTGGCCGAATGCTATGTTAGTCCATTGGATATTGGACTTATTGATAAGTCAAAGTCTGTTAATTTTCAGATAGATGCCTTTAACTACAACCAATGGGGTTTGGCCACGGGAAAAATCTTAGAGATTTCGGAAGATATAGAATTGATCAATGAGCAACCTATTTTTAAGATGAGATGCCAGATAAACGAAGAGTTTTTGGAACTTAAAAATGGAGCAAAGGGAACCATAAAAAAGGGGATGACCTTTAATGCTCGCTTTGAACTCACCGAAAGGACCCTGTACCAGCTCTTATATGACAAGGTTGACGATTGGATGAATCCAACCAATCAAAATAGTCAAATCACTTCAATCGAGTAA
- a CDS encoding proline dehydrogenase family protein: MRPNFENTAIAFELKSDSQLERAYFLFKLISNEPLVRIGTAVTNFAIKAHLPVEGLIRATVFDHFCGGVNEEDCLPIIDNMYGNGVCSILDYSAEGKEVDNQFDFAMEKTLDILDFVKEKDAIPFAVFKPTGFGRFKLFEKISAQSELNEDEKAEWGRIVNRFEKVCQKAHKLDVALLIDAEESWMQDAADDLVLDMMRKYNKEKAIVFNTFQMYRWDRMDYIKKLYVMASDEGFKIGAKVVRGAYMEKENDRANDNGYESPICKSKQETDENFDASIAYMMEHLDQFIIFAGTHNEQSTFKLIDLMEKQGVPTNDERIWFGQLFGMSDHITYNLAAHGYNAVKYVPYGPVRDVMPYLIRRAEENTSVAGQTSRELALLQRERKRRRLED; the protein is encoded by the coding sequence ATGCGACCTAATTTTGAGAATACTGCAATAGCTTTTGAGCTTAAGTCGGACTCCCAGCTGGAGCGAGCCTATTTCCTTTTTAAATTGATTTCCAACGAACCCTTGGTTCGTATTGGAACCGCTGTGACCAATTTTGCCATTAAGGCCCATTTGCCTGTTGAGGGTTTGATCAGGGCTACCGTGTTCGACCATTTTTGTGGTGGGGTGAACGAGGAGGATTGTCTCCCCATTATTGATAATATGTATGGCAATGGGGTCTGTTCTATTTTGGATTATTCGGCCGAGGGCAAAGAGGTGGACAACCAGTTTGATTTTGCCATGGAAAAGACCTTGGATATTCTGGATTTTGTGAAGGAAAAAGATGCGATACCCTTTGCGGTTTTTAAGCCCACAGGATTTGGCCGCTTTAAATTGTTCGAAAAAATTTCTGCACAAAGTGAATTGAATGAAGATGAAAAAGCGGAATGGGGAAGAATAGTGAACCGTTTCGAAAAAGTTTGTCAAAAAGCACACAAGCTGGATGTTGCGTTGTTGATAGATGCCGAGGAAAGTTGGATGCAAGATGCGGCAGATGATTTGGTCCTTGATATGATGCGCAAATACAACAAGGAAAAAGCGATTGTTTTCAATACCTTTCAAATGTACCGTTGGGACCGAATGGATTACATTAAAAAACTTTATGTAATGGCTTCTGATGAAGGTTTTAAAATTGGAGCCAAGGTGGTTCGCGGAGCTTACATGGAAAAGGAAAACGATAGGGCGAACGACAATGGGTATGAAAGCCCTATTTGCAAGTCCAAGCAGGAAACCGACGAAAACTTTGATGCCTCCATTGCATACATGATGGAGCATTTAGACCAATTTATCATCTTTGCCGGCACCCATAATGAGCAAAGTACCTTCAAACTAATTGATTTGATGGAAAAACAGGGAGTACCTACCAACGACGAACGGATTTGGTTTGGTCAATTGTTCGGTATGAGCGACCATATTACCTATAATTTGGCGGCCCACGGCTATAATGCTGTAAAATATGTTCCGTATGGCCCTGTCAGGGACGTAATGCCCTACCTGATCAGAAGGGCAGAGGAAAACACTTCGGTCGCTGGGCAAACCTCAAGGGAACTGGCCTTGTTGCAAAGAGAGCGGAAGCGTAGGAGGTTGGAGGATTAG
- a CDS encoding AraC family transcriptional regulator: MTESIIQIAKMYGFNSLSVFTKTFKNKTGITPGVFFKRLLEDEWKNLPR; the protein is encoded by the coding sequence ATTACCGAGTCCATAATCCAGATTGCCAAAATGTACGGGTTTAATTCTTTAAGTGTTTTTACAAAAACGTTTAAAAACAAAACTGGGATAACACCAGGAGTGTTTTTTAAGCGGCTTTTGGAGGATGAGTGGAAAAATTTACCACGCTAA
- a CDS encoding HTH domain-containing protein, which translates to MAKLTQQIAILERIDQLIRLKATGRPKQLADRLEVSEATVFRMIETMKELNAPICYDLSWQSYVYTETTSFKCGFYVEALDETTERNLSGGYSFGNMKRLLKF; encoded by the coding sequence ATGGCAAAACTTACTCAACAGATAGCAATTTTGGAACGTATAGATCAATTGATACGATTAAAGGCCACAGGAAGGCCAAAACAGTTGGCAGATAGGTTGGAAGTATCCGAAGCCACAGTTTTTAGAATGATAGAAACCATGAAAGAACTCAACGCTCCCATTTGTTATGACTTGTCGTGGCAAAGTTATGTGTATACCGAAACCACAAGCTTTAAATGCGGGTTTTATGTGGAAGCGCTCGACGAAACAACAGAACGGAACCTTTCCGGAGGGTATAGCTTTGGCAATATGAAACGATTACTGAAATTTTAA